A region of Pyxidicoccus parkwaysis DNA encodes the following proteins:
- a CDS encoding acetyl-CoA C-acetyltransferase, with translation MSQEAFIFDAVRTPRGKGKKGALHGTKPLSLLVGLVDALKKRHPGLDPQRIDDVVLGIVSPVGDQGADIARTLVLAAGLPDTVGGVQLNRFCASGLTAVNMAAQQVRSGWEHLVIAGGVESMSRVPMGSDGGAWAMDPATNYDTYFVPQGISADLIATIEGFTREDVDRYAARSQELAAKAWAGNYFSKSVVPVVDQNGLTVLDRDEHMRPDTTVASLGKLGASFEGMGEMGGFDAVALQKYHFVERINHVHTPGNSSGIVDGAALVLVGSEKVGKQLGLTPRARIAATATSGAEPTIMLTGPLPATKKLLDIAGLKPEDIDLFELNEAFASVVLKYQKDLRIPDEKLNVNGGAIAMGHPLGATGAMILGTVVDELERRKAKRAVVTLCVGGGMGVATLVERV, from the coding sequence GTGAGCCAGGAAGCTTTCATCTTCGACGCCGTACGCACCCCTCGCGGCAAGGGCAAGAAGGGCGCGCTGCATGGCACCAAGCCCCTGTCCCTGCTCGTTGGTCTGGTGGATGCGCTGAAGAAGCGCCACCCGGGCCTGGACCCCCAGCGCATCGACGACGTGGTGCTCGGCATCGTCTCGCCGGTGGGTGACCAGGGCGCGGATATCGCCCGCACGCTGGTGCTCGCGGCGGGCCTTCCGGACACGGTGGGCGGTGTGCAGCTCAACCGCTTCTGTGCCTCGGGCCTGACGGCGGTGAACATGGCCGCGCAGCAGGTGCGCTCGGGCTGGGAGCACCTGGTCATCGCGGGCGGCGTGGAGAGCATGTCGCGCGTGCCCATGGGCTCGGACGGCGGCGCGTGGGCCATGGACCCCGCCACCAACTACGACACCTACTTCGTCCCGCAGGGCATCTCCGCGGACCTCATTGCGACGATTGAGGGCTTCACCCGCGAGGACGTGGACCGCTACGCGGCGCGCTCGCAGGAATTGGCCGCCAAGGCGTGGGCCGGCAACTACTTCTCGAAGTCCGTCGTGCCGGTGGTGGACCAGAACGGCCTCACCGTGCTGGACCGCGACGAGCACATGCGTCCGGACACCACGGTGGCCTCGCTCGGAAAGCTCGGCGCGTCCTTCGAGGGCATGGGCGAGATGGGCGGCTTCGACGCGGTGGCGCTGCAGAAGTACCACTTCGTGGAGCGCATCAACCACGTGCACACGCCGGGCAACTCGTCCGGAATCGTCGACGGTGCGGCGCTGGTGCTGGTGGGCTCGGAGAAGGTGGGCAAGCAGCTCGGCCTGACGCCGCGCGCGCGCATCGCCGCCACGGCCACGTCCGGCGCCGAGCCGACCATCATGCTCACCGGCCCGCTGCCGGCCACCAAGAAGCTGCTCGACATCGCCGGCCTGAAGCCGGAGGACATCGACCTCTTCGAGCTCAACGAGGCCTTCGCCTCCGTGGTCCTCAAGTACCAGAAGGACCTGCGCATCCCGGACGAGAAGCTCAACGTGAATGGCGGCGCCATCGCCATGGGCCATCCGCTGGGCGCCACCGGCGCGATGATTCTGGGCACCGTGGTGGACGAACTGGAGCGCCGCAAGGCCAAGCGCGCCGTCGTCACCCTCTGCGTCGGCGGCGGCATGGGCGTGGCCACCCTCGTCGAGCGCGTCTGA
- a CDS encoding acyl-CoA dehydrogenase family protein produces the protein MTTRSRWSSDELEQVRSLAASYFTKEVLPNVPKHVAQGYPDKALYRRAGELGLLCMSIPEAYGGAGGTFAHETVLIEEQVRAGDPSMGFAVHNTIVAHYVLSYASEAQKQKWLPKLASGEWVGAIAMTEPGTGSDLQAISTRAVREGDFYRVSGAKTFISNGYVCDFLIIAVRTGDKGHAGISLVCAEVSDTTPGFERGRILEKLGGKGQDTTELFFDDLKVPAVNLLGGEEGQGFIQLMQQLPQERLSTAVIAMASLERAVEVTLDYTKQRQVFGKPLFAMQNTRFELAECATLRRVCRAFMDDCIEAHLAGRLDVATAAMAKYWITDQACIVADRCLQLFGGYGYMKEYPIAHLFADTRVLRILAGANEVMKELVARSL, from the coding sequence ATGACGACACGTTCTCGGTGGAGCTCGGACGAGCTCGAGCAGGTGCGCAGCCTCGCGGCCAGCTACTTCACGAAGGAAGTCCTCCCCAACGTGCCCAAGCACGTGGCCCAGGGGTATCCGGACAAGGCCCTCTACAGGCGGGCAGGCGAGCTGGGGCTGCTCTGCATGTCCATCCCCGAGGCCTATGGCGGCGCGGGCGGCACGTTCGCCCACGAGACGGTGCTCATCGAGGAGCAGGTGCGCGCCGGGGACCCGTCCATGGGCTTCGCGGTCCACAACACCATCGTCGCGCACTACGTCCTCTCGTACGCGTCCGAGGCCCAGAAGCAGAAGTGGCTGCCCAAGCTCGCGAGCGGCGAGTGGGTGGGCGCCATCGCGATGACGGAGCCGGGGACGGGCTCGGACCTCCAGGCCATCTCCACCCGTGCCGTGCGTGAAGGGGACTTCTACCGCGTGAGCGGGGCGAAGACGTTCATCTCCAACGGCTACGTGTGCGACTTCCTCATCATCGCCGTGCGGACGGGAGACAAGGGTCACGCCGGAATCTCGCTGGTGTGTGCCGAGGTCTCCGACACGACGCCCGGCTTCGAGCGGGGGCGCATCCTCGAGAAGCTCGGAGGGAAGGGGCAGGACACCACCGAGCTCTTCTTCGATGACCTGAAGGTCCCCGCAGTGAATCTGCTCGGCGGCGAGGAGGGCCAGGGTTTCATCCAGCTCATGCAGCAGCTCCCCCAGGAGCGGCTGAGCACGGCCGTCATCGCCATGGCGAGCCTGGAGCGCGCCGTGGAGGTCACCCTCGACTACACCAAGCAGCGACAGGTCTTCGGCAAGCCGCTGTTCGCCATGCAGAACACGCGCTTCGAGCTGGCGGAGTGTGCGACCCTCAGGCGCGTCTGCCGCGCCTTCATGGACGACTGCATCGAAGCCCACCTGGCGGGCAGGCTGGACGTGGCCACGGCGGCCATGGCCAAGTATTGGATTACGGACCAGGCCTGCATCGTCGCGGACCGTTGCCTTCAGTTGTTTGGCGGGTATGGGTACATGAAGGAATACCCCATTGCTCATCTGTTCGCGGACACCCGCGTGCTGCGAATCCTCGCCGGTGCGAACGAGGTCATGAAAGAGCTCGTCGCCCGCTCCCTGTAG
- a CDS encoding acyl-CoA dehydrogenase family protein, with the protein MHARTPEQASFAAAIDAFCRDKTGTRAQRDALTHNGTEAHNPALYVQMAELGWLGVGLPLKYGGSGGGMMDICLFAERIAYGLAPVGGYVTTAVAAGPYLKFGTEAQREKVLGGITRGRVEAISISEPGAGSDAAAITCRAVRTQGGFVINGQKTWCSNAHLADHLLLVARTNTSGSRHEGLTMFCVPSNTPGVEIRGIPTMAGKDVNDVFFTDCFVPESSIVGAVDQAWPQLMAGLNSERLILAATMLGRGRRAFDDAVAYVKERKQFGKPVGSFQAIKHRIADLAMELDCCELLVYRVAAMADEAPERMLPREASMAKLKTSETAKRVALEGMQMMGGYGYATEYDMESHLRATVISTVYGGTSEIQRDIIGKTFGL; encoded by the coding sequence ATGCATGCGAGAACCCCGGAGCAAGCCTCGTTCGCCGCCGCCATCGACGCGTTCTGCCGCGACAAGACGGGCACGCGCGCGCAGCGCGATGCCCTCACGCATAACGGCACCGAGGCCCACAACCCCGCCCTCTACGTGCAGATGGCGGAGTTGGGCTGGCTCGGAGTGGGACTACCGCTGAAGTACGGCGGCTCGGGCGGCGGCATGATGGATATCTGCCTCTTCGCCGAGCGCATCGCATACGGGCTCGCTCCCGTGGGTGGCTATGTCACCACGGCGGTTGCCGCCGGCCCGTACCTGAAGTTCGGCACCGAGGCCCAGCGCGAGAAGGTCCTCGGCGGCATCACCCGGGGCCGCGTGGAGGCCATCTCCATCTCCGAGCCCGGAGCCGGCTCGGACGCCGCCGCCATCACCTGCCGCGCGGTGCGGACGCAGGGCGGCTTCGTCATCAACGGCCAGAAGACCTGGTGCTCCAACGCGCACCTCGCGGACCACCTGCTGCTCGTGGCCCGCACGAACACATCGGGCTCGAGACATGAAGGGCTCACGATGTTCTGCGTCCCCTCGAACACGCCGGGCGTGGAGATTCGCGGCATCCCGACCATGGCCGGCAAGGACGTCAACGACGTCTTCTTCACCGACTGCTTCGTGCCCGAGAGCTCCATCGTCGGCGCGGTGGACCAGGCGTGGCCCCAGTTGATGGCGGGCCTCAACAGCGAGCGGCTCATCCTCGCGGCCACCATGCTCGGGCGCGGCCGGCGCGCGTTCGATGACGCCGTCGCGTACGTGAAGGAGCGCAAGCAGTTCGGCAAGCCGGTGGGCTCGTTCCAGGCAATCAAGCACCGCATCGCGGACCTCGCCATGGAGCTCGACTGCTGCGAGCTGCTCGTCTACCGCGTGGCCGCGATGGCGGACGAAGCCCCCGAGCGGATGCTTCCCCGCGAGGCCTCCATGGCGAAGCTGAAGACGAGTGAGACGGCGAAGCGTGTGGCGCTCGAGGGCATGCAGATGATGGGCGGCTACGGCTACGCCACGGAATACGACATGGAGTCGCATCTGCGCGCCACCGTCATCTCCACCGTCTACGGCGGCACCAGCGAAATCCAGCGCGACATCATCGGCAAGACGTTCGGGCTCTAG
- a CDS encoding AMP-dependent synthetase/ligase, whose product MRPSLAAMEAQCHSQADKLTLPLLLQRNAAEYADAPALTAGDKTLTWAELRERTASLARGLGTLGLKRGERMMIMMSLRPEHWLIDYAAAHLAAISCTAYQTLSTEQVGYVARHSGATVVVLEGADEVSRWLPVLGTLKALKRVIVLDASAIPAGDSRFVSFAEVEADGRVLHQKNPSLFEDGWKGIRPDDAISMIYTSGTTGDPKGVVLSHRNVFYEAIAVDLAAPVPMRVASVAYLPLAHIGERELGLYRALYKALHVHICTDPVGVVPLLARSRAPAFFGVPRLWEKLAAGLRVKMDALEPQKREPILAAHAVAMEAFRLRGSGKQVPEELQQKVEVAEARVLKPLRQSMGLDALQWASSGSAPIPVDILEYLGGFGLEILEVWGMSETTGCATINMPGDFRVGAVGRTIPGVEIRLAEDGEIFVRGPIVFLGYLSAEGDIVSATDADGWLATGDIGTVDADGFLSITDRKKELLITSHGKNIAPSKIEGMLRAHPLVGQAMAIGDMRPYVTALISLDPEAAPLWAKARGVVANTLAELIEAPVVRAELESLVAATNARLSRAEQVKRFHVVSEAWSPATDEITLTLKLKRRVILERYSERIASLYANA is encoded by the coding sequence ATGCGTCCGTCGCTCGCAGCCATGGAAGCGCAGTGCCACTCACAGGCGGACAAGCTCACGCTTCCGCTGCTCCTCCAGCGCAATGCCGCTGAATACGCGGACGCTCCCGCACTCACCGCCGGAGACAAGACGCTCACCTGGGCGGAGCTTCGCGAGCGGACGGCCTCGCTTGCACGTGGGCTTGGCACGCTCGGGCTGAAGCGCGGCGAGCGGATGATGATCATGATGTCGCTGCGGCCGGAGCACTGGCTCATCGACTACGCGGCGGCGCACCTCGCGGCCATCTCATGTACCGCGTACCAGACGCTGAGCACCGAGCAGGTGGGCTACGTCGCTCGGCACAGCGGTGCCACGGTGGTGGTGCTGGAGGGGGCGGACGAAGTCTCGCGGTGGCTGCCGGTGCTCGGCACGCTCAAGGCGCTCAAGCGCGTCATCGTGCTCGACGCCTCGGCGATTCCCGCCGGGGATTCGCGCTTCGTCTCCTTCGCGGAGGTGGAGGCGGATGGGCGTGTGCTGCACCAGAAAAACCCCAGCCTCTTCGAGGATGGCTGGAAGGGCATCCGGCCCGATGACGCCATCTCGATGATCTACACCTCGGGCACCACCGGTGACCCGAAGGGCGTGGTGCTGAGCCACCGCAACGTCTTCTACGAGGCCATCGCGGTGGACCTCGCCGCTCCTGTTCCGATGCGAGTGGCCTCCGTCGCCTACCTGCCGCTGGCGCACATCGGCGAGCGCGAATTGGGCCTCTACCGCGCGCTCTACAAGGCGCTGCACGTCCACATCTGCACGGACCCGGTAGGCGTGGTGCCGCTGCTGGCGCGGTCTCGTGCTCCCGCGTTCTTCGGCGTGCCGCGCCTCTGGGAGAAGCTCGCCGCGGGCCTGCGGGTGAAGATGGATGCGCTCGAACCCCAGAAGCGCGAGCCCATCCTCGCTGCACACGCGGTGGCGATGGAGGCCTTCCGGCTGAGAGGCTCCGGGAAGCAGGTACCCGAGGAGCTTCAGCAGAAGGTCGAGGTGGCGGAGGCTCGCGTCCTCAAGCCGCTGCGCCAATCCATGGGCCTGGATGCGCTCCAGTGGGCGAGCAGTGGCTCCGCTCCCATCCCTGTCGACATCCTCGAATATCTCGGTGGCTTCGGTCTCGAGATACTCGAGGTCTGGGGCATGAGCGAGACGACGGGCTGCGCCACCATCAACATGCCTGGCGACTTCCGCGTCGGCGCCGTGGGAAGGACCATTCCCGGAGTGGAAATCCGGCTGGCGGAGGACGGAGAAATCTTCGTCCGGGGCCCCATCGTGTTCCTCGGCTACCTCTCCGCGGAGGGCGACATCGTCAGCGCGACGGATGCGGACGGCTGGCTCGCGACTGGAGACATCGGCACGGTGGATGCGGACGGGTTTCTCTCCATCACCGACCGCAAGAAGGAGCTGCTCATCACGTCGCATGGGAAGAACATCGCGCCCTCCAAAATCGAGGGAATGCTGCGAGCGCATCCGCTCGTCGGCCAGGCGATGGCGATTGGCGACATGCGTCCCTATGTGACGGCGCTCATCTCCCTGGACCCGGAGGCCGCGCCGCTCTGGGCGAAGGCCCGTGGCGTCGTCGCGAATACGCTCGCCGAGCTCATCGAGGCGCCGGTGGTTCGCGCGGAGCTGGAGTCACTCGTCGCCGCGACCAACGCGCGGCTCTCCCGCGCGGAGCAGGTGAAGCGCTTCCACGTGGTCTCCGAGGCGTGGTCTCCCGCGACGGACGAAATCACGTTGACCCTCAAGCTCAAGCGCCGCGTCATCCTCGAGCGGTACTCCGAGCGCATTGCCTCGCTCTACGCGAACGCCTGA
- a CDS encoding SDR family oxidoreductase: MTSSRPLAGRTLLMSGGSRGIGLAIGVAAGRLGANVALLAKTDTPDPRLPGTVHTAAAEIEAAGGKALAVVGDVRDEADVQRAVDETVARFGGIDFCVNNASALAPLKTDELPVKRFDLMQQIQLRGTFLLTRTALPHLRRSSHPHILSLSPPVNLTPHWMGKHPAYTMAKYGMTLLTLGWAAEFAEAGIAANALWPKTLIATAAVKNLLGGDESMQRARTPDIMADAAVAILQRRPRDCTGHTFIDEDVLRAEGVTDFTRYGGGADVILDLYVDP; this comes from the coding sequence ATGACGAGCTCCAGGCCGCTCGCGGGCCGCACGCTGTTGATGTCCGGAGGGAGCCGGGGAATCGGGCTGGCGATTGGCGTCGCGGCCGGACGGCTCGGCGCCAACGTCGCCCTCCTGGCGAAGACGGACACGCCGGACCCGCGGCTGCCTGGGACGGTGCACACGGCCGCCGCGGAAATCGAAGCCGCGGGCGGCAAGGCGCTCGCGGTGGTGGGCGACGTGCGCGACGAGGCGGACGTGCAGCGCGCCGTGGACGAGACGGTGGCGCGCTTCGGCGGCATCGACTTCTGCGTGAACAACGCGAGCGCCCTGGCTCCGCTCAAGACGGACGAATTGCCCGTCAAGCGGTTCGATTTGATGCAGCAGATTCAGCTGAGGGGAACGTTCCTGCTGACGCGCACGGCGCTGCCGCACCTGCGGCGCTCGTCCCATCCGCACATCCTCTCGCTCTCGCCGCCGGTCAACCTCACGCCGCACTGGATGGGCAAGCATCCGGCGTACACGATGGCGAAGTACGGGATGACGCTGCTCACGCTCGGCTGGGCGGCGGAGTTCGCCGAGGCCGGCATCGCGGCGAACGCGCTCTGGCCCAAGACGCTCATCGCCACCGCCGCCGTGAAGAACCTGCTCGGGGGTGATGAGTCGATGCAGCGGGCCCGCACGCCGGACATCATGGCGGACGCGGCCGTGGCCATCCTCCAGCGCCGGCCTCGCGACTGCACCGGGCACACCTTCATCGACGAGGACGTGCTGCGCGCCGAGGGCGTCACCGACTTCACCCGCTACGGCGGCGGCGCCGACGTCATTCTTGACCTGTACGTCGACCCCTGA
- a CDS encoding TetR/AcrR family transcriptional regulator, which produces MSQAATKHRKRLEPDTRREQILECAVRLFGERPYADVSTTDIAKEAGVARGLINHYFGQKRDLYLKVVKRMLLMPGLEESVPMTGTLRQRVERSVEWYLDTVATHGKTYVAVTGSASVGSDPEVERIIFEADNVASLKTLEFLGLKVEVGSDARQRAMMRSYAGLVKATIREWIRGGTLSREEAHLLLSEALITIVRDVFPQLAQQAGPERDAPKPAHKKGKDE; this is translated from the coding sequence ATGAGCCAGGCCGCGACGAAACACCGGAAGAGGCTCGAGCCGGACACGCGCAGGGAGCAGATTCTCGAGTGCGCCGTGCGGCTGTTCGGCGAGCGCCCCTACGCGGACGTGTCCACCACGGACATCGCGAAGGAGGCGGGCGTCGCCCGGGGGCTCATCAACCACTACTTCGGGCAGAAGCGCGACCTCTACTTGAAGGTCGTGAAGAGGATGCTGCTCATGCCCGGCCTGGAGGAGAGCGTACCCATGACCGGGACCTTGAGACAGCGGGTGGAGCGCAGCGTCGAGTGGTACCTCGACACGGTGGCAACCCACGGCAAGACGTACGTGGCGGTGACGGGCTCGGCGAGCGTCGGCTCGGACCCGGAAGTCGAACGCATCATCTTCGAGGCGGACAACGTGGCCTCCTTGAAGACGCTCGAGTTCCTCGGTCTCAAGGTCGAGGTGGGAAGCGACGCGCGGCAGCGCGCGATGATGCGCTCCTACGCCGGCCTGGTGAAGGCCACCATCCGTGAGTGGATTCGCGGCGGCACGCTCTCCCGCGAGGAGGCGCACCTGCTCCTGAGCGAGGCGCTCATCACCATCGTGCGCGATGTGTTCCCACAGCTCGCCCAGCAGGCGGGCCCCGAGCGCGACGCGCCGAAGCCGGCACACAAGAAGGGGAAGGACGAATGA
- a CDS encoding enoyl-CoA hydratase-related protein — translation MSYQHIRSSISDRVATLELHRPEARNGFTVTMADELSDALAAADANEDVRVVVLTGAGKDFCVGADLSGKSLEVMNAETLERGWVEPATRVTRQMFALRKPVIAAIRGAAVGVGSTMILPADFRLAAKDSRFGFVFSRRGIYPEAGSSWFLPRIVGMGRALDWMVSGRLIPAEEALGAGLVKSLHEPEALLDAAYALARELVETTAPVSVAVIRQELYRMSALPSPEPAFALDSQLIASLGQNADAVEGVMSFLQKRPAKFPRTVGEDLPSFLPWLERKS, via the coding sequence ATGAGCTACCAACACATCCGGTCTTCCATCTCGGACCGGGTTGCCACGCTGGAGCTGCACCGTCCGGAAGCTCGGAACGGATTCACGGTGACCATGGCGGACGAGCTCAGCGACGCGCTTGCGGCCGCTGATGCGAATGAGGACGTCCGCGTCGTCGTGCTCACCGGCGCCGGCAAGGACTTCTGCGTGGGCGCGGACCTGAGCGGCAAGTCGCTCGAGGTGATGAACGCGGAGACGCTGGAGCGCGGCTGGGTGGAGCCGGCCACTCGGGTGACTCGCCAGATGTTCGCGCTGCGCAAGCCGGTCATCGCCGCCATCCGTGGCGCCGCGGTGGGCGTGGGCTCGACGATGATTCTCCCTGCGGACTTCCGGCTCGCGGCGAAGGACAGCCGCTTCGGCTTCGTCTTCAGCCGGCGTGGCATCTATCCGGAGGCGGGCTCGAGCTGGTTCCTGCCGCGCATCGTCGGGATGGGACGCGCGCTCGACTGGATGGTGAGCGGCCGGCTCATTCCCGCGGAGGAGGCGCTCGGCGCGGGACTCGTGAAGTCGCTCCATGAGCCGGAGGCGCTGCTCGATGCCGCCTATGCGCTCGCCCGTGAATTGGTGGAGACGACCGCGCCGGTGTCCGTGGCCGTCATCCGGCAGGAGCTGTACCGGATGAGCGCGCTGCCCTCGCCGGAGCCCGCGTTCGCGCTCGACAGTCAGCTCATCGCGAGCCTGGGACAGAACGCGGATGCGGTGGAGGGCGTGATGTCCTTCCTGCAGAAGCGGCCCGCGAAGTTCCCCCGCACCGTGGGCGAGGACCTGCCGTCGTTCCTGCCCTGGCTGGAGCGGAAGTCATGA
- a CDS encoding aldo/keto reductase: MNRYLGAHGPAVSSLGLGLAALGRPGYITLGHGSDFGRDRSVGAMERQAHEVLDAAYSGGLRYFDAARSYGRAEAFLASWLAARGLRPGDVTVGSKWGYTYTADWQVQAEHHEVKDHTLPTFQRQLAESRALLGPYLSLYQIHSATFESGVLEDTAVLSALARLREDGVVVGLSLSGASQADVLRRALEVRVDGAPLFGCVQATWNLLERSAGPALSEAHAAGWGVIIKEAVANGRLTSRDSSPELSPLRELARERGVTPDAIALAAVLAQPWVSVVLSGASTVEQLHDNLASRAVSWSAELDARLGEMQEAPRTYWAKRSSLPWN, encoded by the coding sequence ATGAATCGGTACCTCGGTGCACATGGACCTGCCGTCTCCTCGCTGGGCCTCGGCCTCGCCGCGTTGGGCCGGCCGGGCTACATCACGTTGGGGCATGGCTCGGACTTTGGGCGAGACCGTTCCGTCGGCGCAATGGAGCGCCAGGCACATGAGGTCCTCGACGCGGCGTATTCCGGAGGCCTCCGCTACTTCGACGCGGCCCGCTCGTACGGCCGAGCGGAGGCCTTCCTCGCCTCGTGGCTCGCCGCGCGGGGCCTGCGTCCCGGGGACGTCACCGTGGGCTCCAAGTGGGGCTACACGTACACGGCCGACTGGCAGGTGCAGGCCGAGCACCACGAGGTGAAGGACCACACGCTGCCCACGTTCCAGCGCCAGCTCGCGGAGAGCCGCGCGCTGCTCGGGCCGTACTTGTCGCTGTACCAGATTCACTCCGCCACTTTTGAAAGCGGCGTGCTCGAGGACACCGCTGTCCTCTCCGCACTGGCGCGACTGCGTGAAGACGGCGTCGTGGTGGGGCTGTCCCTCAGTGGTGCCTCGCAGGCGGATGTGCTGCGGCGCGCGCTGGAGGTGCGCGTGGATGGGGCGCCGCTGTTCGGCTGCGTGCAAGCCACGTGGAACCTGCTGGAGCGCTCCGCCGGGCCGGCACTTTCGGAAGCCCATGCGGCTGGCTGGGGCGTCATCATCAAGGAGGCCGTGGCCAATGGCCGGCTCACCTCGCGTGACTCCAGCCCGGAGTTGAGTCCGCTGCGCGAGCTGGCCCGGGAGCGCGGCGTGACGCCGGATGCGATTGCGCTCGCCGCGGTGCTCGCGCAACCGTGGGTGTCCGTGGTGCTCAGCGGTGCATCCACCGTGGAGCAGCTCCACGACAACCTCGCCTCGCGCGCTGTCAGTTGGAGCGCGGAGCTCGATGCGCGTCTGGGTGAAATGCAAGAAGCGCCTCGCACCTACTGGGCGAAGCGCTCCTCTCTTCCATGGAACTGA